A region from the Halobacillus mangrovi genome encodes:
- the purN gene encoding phosphoribosylglycinamide formyltransferase encodes MMNLAVFASGTGSNFDAIIQAIEEGKLDAQVSLLVCDRVGASVIEKAQRHSVDTVVFTPKVYENKAAYERALLEDCRTRNIDYIILAGYMRLIGPTLLEPYQNRILNIHPSLLPAFPGKDAIGQAFEKKVKITGVTVHFVDDGMDTGPIIDQEAVRIEDTDTEEDVKRKIQAVEHRLYPKVIQSLLVKEESL; translated from the coding sequence ATGATGAATTTAGCTGTATTTGCTTCAGGTACGGGGTCGAATTTTGACGCCATTATCCAGGCCATTGAAGAAGGAAAGCTTGATGCTCAAGTTTCTCTTCTTGTTTGCGACCGGGTGGGGGCGTCTGTCATTGAAAAAGCGCAGCGTCATTCTGTAGATACGGTTGTCTTTACGCCCAAGGTTTATGAAAATAAAGCAGCTTATGAGCGAGCGTTACTTGAGGACTGTCGAACAAGAAACATCGATTACATTATTCTTGCAGGCTATATGCGCTTGATCGGGCCTACCCTGCTAGAGCCCTATCAGAACCGGATTCTGAACATTCATCCTTCCCTTTTGCCGGCGTTCCCTGGAAAAGATGCCATCGGACAGGCATTTGAAAAAAAGGTTAAAATCACAGGGGTTACCGTTCATTTTGTAGATGACGGGATGGACACAGGACCGATTATCGATCAGGAAGCGGTTCGAATTGAAGACACCGATACCGAAGAAGATGTAAAAAGGAAAATTCAAGCGGTCGAGCATCGCCTATACCCGAAAGTTATACAATCACTACTCGTCAAGGAGGAATCTCTATGA